The following proteins come from a genomic window of Triticum aestivum cultivar Chinese Spring chromosome 6A, IWGSC CS RefSeq v2.1, whole genome shotgun sequence:
- the LOC123132271 gene encoding probable LRR receptor-like serine/threonine-protein kinase At1g05700, which yields MNLCVTALLFYMFQLIHGQPDYLGFISIDCGIEVNSTYQDSVSNMIYVSDYSFVTTGENHGISSDYVKPSLVKRYLNLRFFPHGARNCYTLRSLVMGNKYLVRAAFYYGNYDGLGKPPVFDLYLGTNYWHEVSLSDAGAFNWMDIIVVAPDDYLQVCLVNKGMGNPFISGLDLRPMKNTLYPEVNATQSLVLVNSNRFHMGPTDGSVIRYPSDSHDRIWTTYNAIPNCIQISATSVIQNNLRDVYDVPSSVMQNAVTANSSRIDFSWNPSDPSVNISSKYFFIFYFAELQTVGSNAVRQFDIIINSKTWNKQPYTPTFQVTDYFSGILHGMENYSVSLVATKNATLPPILNAMEMYLVKPITAVATDPGDARAMMAIQDDFGVIKNWMGDPCIPKASIWRGLNCSYPPVGASKITALNLSSFGLVGAISTNFRDLQALQYLDLSHNNLSGPIPNFLGQLSSLMFLDLSSNDLSGPIPYSLLQRSQNGSLSLRVGDNVNLCGNGTACRSDRKKINGTLLTAIVVPIAAAIALFVILFLLCQVLKGKAKRNATGHEDESALLENREFSYKELKHITNNFSQQIGKGGFGPVFLGYLENGKSVAVKVRSESSSQGGKEFLAEAQHLTRIHHKNLVSLVGYCKDRNHLALVYEYMPEGNLQDHLRATSTSKPLSWEQRLQIALDAAQGLEYLHIACKPALIHRDVKSRNILLTTDLGAKIADFGLTKAFSESETHITTEPAGTMGYLDPEYFRSYHISEKSDLYSFGVVLLELITGHAPVIPISDSMSIHIGEWVHQSLDHGNIESIVDAKMGGDYDINSVWKAADLALHCKRDASRERPTMAEVVAQLKECLELENRRDGRRRSLGSNGDDSTCPGEGSALEIEEEEKQQEGEIQAAAGPAMR from the exons ATGAATCTATGTGTAACAGCTCTCCTATTCTACATGTTCCAGTTGATCCATGGACAGCCTGATTATCTAG GTTTCATAAGCATCGATTGTGGCATCGAAGTGAACTCTACCTACCAAGATTCCGTTTCAAATATGATATATGTATCAGACTATAGTTTCGTCACCACTGGAGAAAACCACGGCATCTCCTCAGATTACGTAAAGCCATCACTGGTGAAACGCTATCTGAATCTCCGGTTCTTTCCACATGGCGCAAGGAATTGCTACACCCTGAGATCCTTGGTGATGGGAAACAAGTACCTTGTTCGTGCCGCCTTCTACTATGGAAACTATGATGGCCTGGGCAAACCTCCTGTCTTTGATCTGTACCTGGGGACAAACTACTGGCATGAAGTTAGCTTAAGTGATGCAGGAGCATTCAACTGGATGGACATCATAGTTGTGGCTCCTGATGATTACTTGCAAGTTTGTTTGGTGAACAAAGGTATGGGTAATCCATTTATTTCTGGGCTGGATTTGAGGCCAATGAAGAATACCCTTTACCCAGAGGTAAATGCAACTCAATCGCTCGTGCTGGTTAATTCTAATCGGTTCCACATGGGGCCCACAGACGGTTCAGTAATCAG GTACCCCTCGGATTCCCATGACCGCATCTGGACGACATATAATGCAATTCCAAACTGTATCCAGATATCTGCAACATCTGTAATTCAGAATAACCTCAGGGATGTCTACGATGTGCCATCGTCTGTTATGCAAAATGCAGTGACTGCTAATAGCTCAAGAATTGATTTCTCATGGAATCCATCTGATCCATCAGTGAACATAAGCTCCAAATACTTCTTTATTTTCTACTTTGCTGAGCTGCAGACTGTAGGAAGCAATGCAGTGCGGCAGTTTGATATCATTATCAATAGCAAGACATGGAACAAGCAACCTTACACCCCAACATTCCAAGTCACAGATTATTTTTCTGGCATTTTGCATGGGATGGAAAATTATAGTGTCTCACTTGTTGCTACTAAAAATGCAACGCTTCCACCTATCCTCAATGCCATGGAGATGTACTTGGTGAAACCGATAACTGCGGTTGCAACTGATCCTGGAGATG CTAGAGCCATGATGGCAATCCAAGACGATTTTGGTGTGATAAAAAACTGGATGGGTGATCCATGTATTCCGAAGGCTTCCATATGGAGAGGATTAAACTGCTCATATCCACCAGTAGGTGCCTCTAAAATAACGGCACT AAACTTGTCTTCCTTTGGGTTGGTTGGTGCCATCTCTACTAATTTTAGAGATCTCCAAGCACTCCAGTATCT GGATTTGTCACACAACAACTTGTCTGGTCCCATTCCGAATTTTCTTGGGCAACTTTCATCACTGATGTTTCT TGATTTGTCCAGCAATGATCTGAGTGGACCAATTCCTTACAGCCTTCTACAAAGGTCCCAAAATGGGTCCTTATCACTAAG GGTTGGTGATAATGTAAATCTTTGTGGCAACGGTACTGCCTGCAGATCAGATCGAAAGAAAATCAACGGGACACTTCTCACCGCAATAGTTGTACCAATAGCTGCTGCCATTGCACTGTTTGTTATCCTATTTTTGCTGTGCCAAGTGCTCAAAGGAAAAG CTAAGCGAAATGCTACTGGTCATGAAGATGAATCAGCATTACTTGAGAACCGAGAGTTCTCTTACAAAGAACTGAAGCATATCACGAATAATTTCAGCCAACAGATTGGAAAGGGCGGGTTTGGACCTGTCTTCCTTGGTTACTTGGAGAATGGAAAATCAGTTGCTGTGAAAGTGCGTTCCGAGTCATCTTCCCAAGGGGGTAAAGAGTTTCTGGCTGAG GCTCAGCACTTGACCAGGATTCATCACAAAAATTTAGTTTCTTTGGTTGGCTATTGCAAGGACAGAAATCATTTGGCCCTTGTTTACGAGTACATGCCCGAAGGGAACCTTCAGGATCATCTGAGAG CCACTTCTACTAGTAAACCACTCAGTTGGGAGCAGCGTCTTCAGATCGCCCTTGATGCTGCACAAG GTCTTGAGTATCTGCACATCGCCTGTAAGCCAGCATTGATACACAGAGATGTGAAGAGCAGGAACATCCTCCTGACCACAGATCTTGGGGCTAAAATTGCTGATTTTGGCCTGACCAAGGCTTTCAGCGAGTCCGAAACACATATAACCACGGAGCCAGCTGGTACTATGGGCTACTTAGATCCTGA GTACTTCCGCAGTTATCACATCAGTGAGAAGAGCGACCTGTACAGCTTTGGTGTCGTCCTCCTGGAGCTCATCACGGGTCATGCCCCTGTCATACCAATTAGCGACAGCATGAGCATCCACATCGGGGAGTGGGTGCACCAGAGCCTCGACCATGGAAACATCGAGAGCATTGTGGATGCAAAGATGGGAGGGGACTATGACATCAACTCTGTCTGGAAAGCCGCTGACTTGGCGCTGCATTGCAAGCGAGACGCCTCCCGAGAGCGGCCGAcgatggcggaggtggtggcgcaGCTTAAGGAGTGTTTGGAGCTCGAGAACCGTCGTGATGGGAGGAGAAGAAGCTTGGGTTCGAATGGTGATGATTCGACCTGTCCTGGAGAGGGAAGTGCACttgagatagaagaagaagaaaagcagcAAGAAGGGGAGATACAAGCGGCTGCTGGCCCTGCAATGAGATAA